From Paenibacillus physcomitrellae, the proteins below share one genomic window:
- a CDS encoding sensor histidine kinase — protein sequence MNYSKTIFLGKPKKLAFKIPFAYFLIILITVGFSYLVLNKISSNSAQKKINEASLQTIASIQANVDLMIGNVNNYSKMIFSDHNLQNLLRQGNLYANLDTQSKVSSYLYNLMQAVPIIDSVYIFDNSGHRFSVGTQELPTFKEVNVQDASWYDQVVQNKGKYLLRLNGSGAFSEGTVKGNFISFIRLIRDIDDTSPLGVLVLNIKASSFVQAYSSLLNQDSFHIAILDENNQTIIANPAFDQNGTGLQQLITSNKEKLQEKFDQSGSGFQTLNAGSQKYTVSYLSGGAYNWRFISINSYETIDSRNKSLVLLALILLVINGTVFFVSSFIISRSIIKPIHKLLRAMYKAPSGNFRKVNVELNSYEFEQLYRGYNQMIEQIEQMLKRIIEEQNTLRKAELTTLQAQIKPHFLYNTLDSITSLALSGLNDQVCELIEALGSYYRLSVNKGREVITVGEEIEIVRNYLIIQKTRYQDVFDVQFEMDEECRQTPIPKLVMQPLVENSLYHGIRPKGSPGKIGISVKGTNENVVITIADDGVGMSGEEIEEILNTERKGQNKSFGLWGTMERLRIFYEDKDCVQIESEPLKGTRITLIIPNGADLGWGN from the coding sequence GTGAATTATTCCAAAACTATATTTCTCGGTAAACCCAAAAAACTAGCCTTTAAAATTCCCTTTGCTTATTTCCTTATCATTTTAATTACCGTAGGGTTCAGTTATTTGGTCCTTAACAAAATTTCCTCAAATTCAGCCCAAAAGAAAATCAATGAAGCATCTCTGCAAACCATCGCCTCCATACAGGCCAATGTCGATTTAATGATTGGCAATGTCAATAATTATTCTAAAATGATTTTCTCGGATCATAATCTGCAAAACTTGCTGAGGCAAGGGAACTTATATGCTAATCTGGATACCCAATCCAAAGTAAGTTCGTATCTGTACAACCTTATGCAAGCGGTTCCAATTATTGATTCGGTCTATATTTTTGACAATTCGGGTCATCGCTTCTCGGTCGGCACTCAAGAACTGCCCACTTTTAAGGAGGTAAATGTGCAGGACGCATCGTGGTACGATCAGGTGGTTCAAAATAAAGGTAAATACCTGCTAAGGCTGAACGGCAGCGGAGCTTTCTCGGAAGGAACCGTCAAAGGAAATTTTATTTCGTTTATCCGGCTGATCCGGGATATTGATGACACTTCCCCTTTAGGGGTGTTGGTCCTAAACATTAAAGCAAGCTCCTTTGTTCAGGCGTACTCCAGCCTGCTGAATCAAGATTCATTTCATATTGCGATCCTGGATGAGAACAATCAGACCATCATAGCTAATCCGGCTTTTGACCAAAACGGTACCGGCCTTCAGCAGCTAATCACATCAAATAAAGAGAAACTTCAAGAAAAGTTCGATCAGAGCGGTTCAGGATTTCAGACCCTAAATGCGGGTTCACAAAAATACACGGTATCTTATCTGTCCGGTGGAGCCTACAATTGGAGGTTTATCAGCATAAACTCCTATGAAACGATTGATTCCAGAAATAAGTCATTGGTGCTTTTAGCCCTGATTTTGCTAGTCATAAATGGAACCGTATTTTTTGTAAGTTCTTTTATTATCTCACGAAGCATCATTAAACCTATTCATAAGCTTCTTCGGGCCATGTACAAGGCGCCAAGCGGGAACTTCAGAAAAGTGAACGTTGAATTGAACAGCTATGAGTTCGAACAGCTGTATAGGGGATACAACCAGATGATCGAACAAATTGAGCAGATGCTTAAGCGAATTATTGAAGAGCAGAATACCCTCCGTAAGGCGGAGCTGACTACACTGCAAGCTCAAATTAAACCGCATTTTCTATATAACACGCTGGATTCCATAACCTCGTTAGCCCTGTCGGGATTAAATGATCAGGTATGTGAATTGATTGAGGCATTAGGCAGTTATTACCGATTAAGCGTGAATAAAGGAAGGGAAGTCATTACGGTCGGGGAAGAAATTGAAATTGTCCGGAATTATTTAATTATTCAGAAAACACGTTATCAGGATGTCTTTGATGTTCAGTTCGAGATGGATGAGGAGTGCAGGCAGACTCCAATTCCGAAGCTGGTCATGCAGCCGTTGGTAGAAAACTCTCTTTATCATGGAATACGTCCTAAAGGTTCCCCAGGAAAGATAGGAATCAGTGTGAAGGGGACAAACGAGAATGTCGTGATTACCATAGCTGATGATGGCGTGGGGATGTCTGGGGAAGAAATTGAGGAGATTTTAAACACAGAAAGAAAAGGCCAAAACAAAAGTTTTGGTCTTTGGGGAACAATGGAGCGCCTGCGCATTTTTTATGAAGATAAAGACTGTGTCCAAATCGAGAGTGAACCCTTGAAGGGAACTAGGATTACATTAATCATACCGAATGGAGCTGATCTGGGATGGGGGAACTAA
- a CDS encoding MBL fold metallo-hydrolase, protein MFIVLIVVLALLIGITLFIRLNPSFGGTASAANRARYAQSPQWRGKKFAYTEPTSSFQPSSGNMVSLLRDYLRGNPRVRPDRTLPIVKLGREALEDRDHDRVVWLGHSALLLHLGGKRLLLDPMLGLSPTPVPPFGGKRYNRQLPVEPEDLPEIDAVILSHDHYDHLDYGTIRKLKDKVGRFFVPLGVGSHLERWGVEPGRISEHDWGEEFDWNGLRLACTPARHFSGRGLANRDITLWCSWVIASPERKVFFSGDSGYGPHFKQIGEKHGPFDLALMECGQYDPRWSDIHMLPEQTVQAHMDVQGGVLVPIHWGAFTLSLHDWNDPVRRANAEAQRQGVPIATPKIGEPVYIGDPDYPKETWWD, encoded by the coding sequence ATGTTTATCGTATTGATTGTTGTATTAGCTCTCCTCATTGGCATTACCTTGTTTATCAGGCTGAATCCGTCCTTTGGCGGAACAGCTTCGGCAGCCAATAGAGCGCGTTACGCGCAGTCCCCTCAATGGCGGGGCAAAAAGTTTGCCTACACGGAGCCAACCTCTTCCTTCCAGCCTTCGTCGGGCAACATGGTTTCGTTGCTGCGGGACTACCTGCGCGGCAATCCGCGGGTCCGGCCGGACCGGACGCTGCCGATCGTGAAACTGGGGCGCGAGGCGCTGGAGGATCGGGACCACGATAGGGTGGTTTGGCTTGGCCATTCGGCGCTGCTGCTGCACCTTGGGGGCAAACGTCTTCTGCTTGATCCGATGCTGGGCCTGTCGCCTACACCGGTCCCTCCCTTCGGAGGCAAACGGTATAACCGGCAGCTGCCGGTTGAGCCGGAGGACTTGCCGGAGATTGATGCCGTGATTCTGTCCCACGACCATTATGATCATTTGGATTACGGCACGATCCGGAAATTAAAGGATAAAGTAGGGCGCTTTTTCGTTCCGCTCGGTGTCGGCAGCCACCTGGAACGGTGGGGCGTAGAGCCGGGGCGGATCAGCGAACATGACTGGGGGGAGGAGTTTGACTGGAATGGCTTGCGGCTCGCCTGCACGCCCGCCCGTCATTTCTCGGGCCGGGGGCTGGCCAACCGGGATATCACCTTGTGGTGCTCCTGGGTGATCGCGTCCCCCGAGCGGAAGGTTTTTTTCAGCGGAGACAGCGGATATGGCCCGCATTTCAAGCAGATTGGCGAGAAGCATGGCCCCTTTGATCTGGCCTTGATGGAGTGCGGTCAATACGATCCGCGTTGGAGCGACATCCACATGCTGCCGGAACAGACGGTTCAGGCTCATATGGACGTACAAGGAGGCGTGCTCGTTCCGATCCATTGGGGGGCATTCACTTTGTCGCTGCACGATTGGAACGATCCGGTCCGCCGCGCGAACGCCGAAGCCCAGCGCCAAGGCGTGCCCATCGCCACGCCAAAAATCGGCGAGCCGGTCTATATCGGAGATCCGGACTACCCTAAGGAGACCTGGTGGGACTAA
- a CDS encoding protein adenylyltransferase SelO — MSQSNQNSQTGWNFDNTYARLPEFFFTKQEAKPVRSPKLIVLNEPLAAELGLDPAELRSEVNVAVLAGSGLPPGAEPLAQAYAGHQFGYFTMLGDGRALLLGEQIAPGGDRFDIQLKGSGRTPYSRGGDGRAALGPMLREYIISEAMHALGIPTTRSLAVVTTGETVVREQGLCGAILTRIAASHVRVGTFQYAAQFGEPADVRTLADYVIQRHYPQLATLADTGKDGRYLALLREAIQRQASLIAKWQLVGFIHGVMNTDNMVLSGETIDYGPCAFMDAYDPATVFSSIDRQGRYAYGNQPSIAVWNLSRFAESLLPLLHDEEEQAVQLAEEALKGFAGQFEAAWLQGMRSKLGLFDEQAEDVVLIKDLLDLMHQHHADFTNTFLALTFGRLEEPAMAGTSEWSDWLARWQARLAGQMESPETVRELMRRSNPAVIPRNHRVEEALEAAVERDDYSVMQRLLKVLAQPFAHTPEQAEFAELPAACDRPYRTFCGT, encoded by the coding sequence ATGAGCCAATCAAACCAAAATTCACAAACCGGATGGAATTTCGATAACACCTATGCCCGTTTGCCGGAGTTCTTCTTCACGAAGCAGGAGGCCAAGCCGGTCCGGTCGCCGAAGCTAATCGTACTGAACGAACCGCTCGCGGCGGAGCTTGGCTTGGACCCCGCGGAGCTCCGAAGCGAAGTGAACGTTGCCGTCCTTGCGGGGAGCGGGCTGCCGCCGGGAGCGGAGCCGCTGGCCCAAGCTTATGCGGGCCACCAGTTCGGGTATTTCACGATGCTGGGGGACGGCCGGGCCCTGCTGCTCGGAGAGCAGATCGCGCCTGGCGGCGATCGCTTCGACATCCAGCTTAAGGGCTCCGGCCGGACGCCGTATTCGCGCGGCGGCGACGGGCGCGCCGCGCTGGGCCCGATGCTGCGGGAGTATATCATCAGCGAGGCGATGCACGCGCTGGGCATTCCGACGACCCGCAGCCTGGCAGTGGTGACCACCGGGGAGACGGTGGTCCGCGAACAAGGCTTATGCGGGGCGATTCTCACCCGCATTGCCGCCAGCCACGTGCGCGTCGGCACGTTCCAATACGCCGCGCAATTCGGCGAGCCGGCGGACGTCCGCACGCTCGCCGACTACGTGATCCAGCGCCACTACCCGCAGCTGGCCACTCTCGCCGATACCGGCAAGGACGGGCGCTATCTGGCGCTGTTACGGGAGGCGATCCAGCGCCAAGCCTCCCTGATCGCCAAGTGGCAGCTCGTCGGGTTCATCCACGGGGTAATGAACACCGATAACATGGTCCTCAGCGGCGAGACGATCGACTATGGGCCATGCGCCTTTATGGACGCGTATGATCCGGCGACCGTATTCAGTTCCATCGACCGTCAGGGCCGCTATGCCTACGGCAATCAGCCGTCCATCGCGGTATGGAACCTGTCCCGGTTCGCCGAGAGCCTGCTGCCGCTGCTGCACGACGAGGAAGAGCAGGCCGTCCAGCTGGCTGAAGAAGCGCTTAAAGGCTTCGCCGGACAGTTCGAAGCGGCATGGCTGCAAGGCATGCGGTCGAAGCTGGGACTGTTTGATGAACAGGCAGAGGATGTCGTCCTCATCAAAGACCTGCTTGACCTGATGCACCAGCACCACGCCGATTTTACCAACACGTTCCTCGCTTTGACCTTTGGCCGTCTGGAGGAACCGGCGATGGCCGGCACCTCCGAGTGGTCGGATTGGCTTGCGCGGTGGCAGGCGAGACTCGCCGGGCAGATGGAGTCCCCAGAAACCGTCCGCGAGTTGATGCGCCGCAGCAACCCAGCGGTGATCCCGCGCAACCACCGGGTGGAGGAAGCGCTTGAAGCCGCCGTAGAACGGGACGATTACAGCGTGATGCAGCGCCTGCTTAAGGTATTGGCGCAGCCTTTCGCCCATACGCCGGAGCAGGCGGAATTCGCGGAGCTGCCGGCGGCGTGCGACCGGCCTTACCGCACATTTTGCGGGACGTGA